ACCGACGAGAAGCGTTTGTAGGTGAGCCGGCTGGCCTGCTGCACCACCAGCGCCAGGATCGGCAGGGGGGCCAGGGCGATCAGGGTCAGCGTGGGGCTCATGGAGGTCATGAGCGCCATGGCCACGACCAGGGTGACCGAGGTGTTGATCACGTACATGATCCCCGGTCCCAGCAGCATGCGGATGGCGTTGAGGTCGTTGGTGGCCAGGGCCATGAGGTCGCCGACCTTGTGGCGGTCGAAGAAGCGGGCGCTCAGCCCGAAGACGTGGGCCGCGAAGTCCCGCCGCAGGTCGAGTTCGATCCAGCGGCTGGCCCCGATCATCAGGCGCCGCATGACGAACTTGCAGATCCCGCCGCCCAGGGTGAGGCCCAGCATGACCAGCGCGGCGTCGCGCGAGGCGGCCATGTCGCCGGCGTTCAGGGCGTCGATGGCCTTGCGCAGCCACCAGGGCGAGGCCAGCAGCAACAGGTCGCCCACCACGATGGCGAACACGCCGATCGCGAGCGCCTTGCGGTGGCGCCGCAGGTAGGGGATCAGTCGTCGGATTCGCACGAGGCGGCGCCCGGGGAGGTTCGGGTTGCGCGGGCAGGGGGTTGAGTCTAAAGTACCCGCGCAGTGGACCGCCGTCCACTCGTGCGGGTAAATCCTTGGAAATCGTACAGTTCGACGATTCCGCCGCGGTGATTCGAGGAGACGTTCCCAAGATATGAGCAATGTGATCGCCATCGTCAACCCCAAGGGGGGCACGGGCAAGACCACGTCGGCGCTGAACATCGCGGCCGGTCTGCTGCGCTACAGCGACATCACCAGCTCGGTGCTGACCATCGACATGGACCCACAGGGCTGCATGTCGAGCACTCTGCTGGGCAAGATCGACGGATCGCCGCCGGCGCGGACGATCTTCGACGTCCTGCGCCGTGCGATCACGCCGCACGACGGGATCACCAGCACGGTGTTCCAGGAGAACATCGAGACGCTGCCCTCGAGTCCGCACCTCGACAGCATGGCGAAGACCCAGATCTTCGACCGCCTGAAGAAGGTCACCGACCAGCTCCAGAGCAGTTACGGCTGGATCCTCATCGACACGCCGCCGAACATGGGCGTGCTCACGCTGAACGCCCTGGTCGCCGCCGACTACGTGCTGATTCCCACGCCGATCAACGGGCTGAGCGTGTCGACCCTGCGCAAGCTCAAGGCCGACCTGCAGGCCGTGCAGAACGGTCCGAACGACCTGCTGCAGGTGCTGGGGATCCTGGTCACCATGAAGGACGCCCGCACCAAGCTGAACAAGAAGCTGGTGACCGAGGTCGAGGAGGTGTTCGGCAAGGACGCCATGTTCAAGACGGCGATCACCACGAACACCAAGATCGAAGAGGCCCCGGCCGAGTTCCAGAGCATCTTCCAGTTCGACAACAGCTGCGTGGGCGCGACCCTCTACCGCGACTTCCTCAAGAAGGAGATGCTCAAGCGTCTGAAGTCGCTCGAGAAGAAGCGCGCGGAGCTGATCGAGAGCCGGTACTAGCTGCAGCTAGCCGTCCACGCGCCAGCGCAGGGCGGGCAGGACCAGGTCCACGACGGCCCGGAACTCCCAGACGTCGACGTCGTCGCCCGCGACGTTGTTGCGATCGTCGATCGCGTGGAAGGCCGCCTGCAGGGCGGCCTTCAGCGTTCCCGGGCGGTGCCAGGTGGCCCCGAGGGTGGCGATCCAGCGCTTCTCGACGGTGCCGCGGGGGAAGGGGAGGTCGACCTGGCCCCGGCGTGTCTCGGCGGTGGTGATCCGGTTCTCGCCCCGCCGCCGGCGCTCGAAGCCCCCGAACAGGTGCCACGCTGTGGCCGGCCGCCAGTCGGCGCGCAGGTGGTGGCGGTCGGTGTCCGGACCCTCGGGTGCGCCGAGGGGCCGCAGGTAGTGACGGTGGTCGGTGCCCTCGCCGCGGTGCAGGTAGGTCCAGGTGCCGATGCGGCGGTACTCGTAGCCGAACAGCCAGGCGTCGCGCGCGAGGTCAACGCCCGCCGTCCAGGCGAGCTGGTCGGGGCTCCGGTCCCGACCCTCGGGGTCGATCTGGAAGTCGTCGACGGCGAGGGATCCGTAGGTCCGCAGGTTCCACCCGAAGAGCGGCTGCAGGTACGTGGCGTCGACGGCGTTGATCGCGTTCACCTGCGTCCCGGTGTCGCCGTCGTCTTCGACCTGGATCTGAGCCCACAGCGGTATGGGGTTGATGTATCGTAGGTTGAGGCTCTCGCTCGGGCCCGCCGCGATCACCGTCTCACTGAGCGAGGCACGCAGCCGGTCGTCGAGGAAGAACAGGTCGAAGCGGTGCCCGTAGAGCCACCGGCGAGTGGGGATGCCGTCGACGACCTCGGTCGACAACTGCCCGGCGAAGGCCTGCACCACGTGATCGCCCCAGTCCAACCGACCGTGCACCAGGTCCACCGCCGGCCCGGTCCCGCCCACCAACAGCCCACCCAGCCGCTCCGGCCCCCATGCGAAGGGCACGCGCCCCAGAGTGAGCGCGCCGCCGTCGAAGTGCGCGCGGAGCCAGGCGGCGTCGAAGTTGTTGCTCGCGTCGAGCTGCGAGAAGGACCGCGTGCGATTGCGAGGATCGTTGTCGCCTCGCGAGTCGAAGGTGAAGTGCACCCCGGCGGTGACGTGCTCGTGGAAGCGCGCGCGGCCGACGAGCTGGGTGCGCCAGCGGTCGAGGGGATCGACGGCGTCGCCGTCGCGGACGTCGGCGTAGAGCGGGCGGAGCTGGACCTCGGGGTCGGTCTCGAGGCCGATGAATCTCAGGCGGGTTTGCAGGCCCAGGCCCAGGTCGTCGGGGACGATGGGGGCGTCCTGCCAGGCCCGCCACAACCGCGCGGCCGCGGATCGTGCGTCGACGCCGACCGACGGCATGGCCACGATCCCGGGCGCCAGCCGATCGCCCAGTTCGCCGCGGCGCTGCAGCTCGGCGAGCAGGGGATATTGTGGATCCAGCGGGGTGACCGGGATCGCGGCGTCGCGGGCGCCGGCCGCGGTGGCCCACAGGGCGAGCACCACGAGCGTGAGTCGAGATCGGAGGCGGGGAGCCGTCCCGTGTCGGGGGCCTCTGTCCATGACGGCGCAGTATGCTGCGACCCGGCTGCAGGACCAAGCCCGAACCCGCGTCAGCGGCGGCCGATCCAGGCCAGTTGCCGGCCGCACAGGCCGCCGTCGCGGCGGTAGCTCCAGTACAGGTCATCGCGTTCGAAGGTGCAGTCGTCGCTCAGGCGCACGCGCCCGGTGTCGAGTCCGCAGCGGACGAGACGGCGCGCGATCGCCGTGCCCAGATCCACGTGGGGGCGGCGGCGCCGGTCGCCGTCGGGTGGCAGCACGTCGCTGGGGTCGAAACGCTCGGCGACCTCCGGACCGACCTCGAAGCGCCGCGGGCCGATGCGCGGGCCCACCCAGGCGCGCAGCCGCGGTGGCTCGGCACCGAGATCGGTCAGCGCGGCGACGGTGGACTCGACCACGCCGGCCACGGTGCCCCGCCAGCCGGCGTGGGCGATGCCGAAGGCTCCGCCCCTGGGATCCCACAGCGCCACGGGCGCGCAGTCGGCCACCGACACGAGCAGCACCACCGAGGAGTCCACGCTGACCAGGGCGTCGGCCTCGCCGTGCATCCCGCCGCGCCCGGCACGCACGACCTCGGTGCCGTGGACCTGACGGA
This is a stretch of genomic DNA from Candidatus Krumholzibacteriia bacterium. It encodes these proteins:
- a CDS encoding ParA family protein, with the translated sequence MSNVIAIVNPKGGTGKTTSALNIAAGLLRYSDITSSVLTIDMDPQGCMSSTLLGKIDGSPPARTIFDVLRRAITPHDGITSTVFQENIETLPSSPHLDSMAKTQIFDRLKKVTDQLQSSYGWILIDTPPNMGVLTLNALVAADYVLIPTPINGLSVSTLRKLKADLQAVQNGPNDLLQVLGILVTMKDARTKLNKKLVTEVEEVFGKDAMFKTAITTNTKIEEAPAEFQSIFQFDNSCVGATLYRDFLKKEMLKRLKSLEKKRAELIESRY
- a CDS encoding polyphenol oxidase family protein, whose translation is MAVSDDLGRRPVLRVDPWIQTQRTTGGMTTRVGFPTAGTGRDDERSRARSRELLARALGHDPDRAAWVRQVHGTEVVRAGRGGMHGEADALVSVDSSVVLLVSVADCAPVALWDPRGGAFGIAHAGWRGTVAGVVESTVAALTDLGAEPPRLRAWVGPRIGPRRFEVGPEVAERFDPSDVLPPDGDRRRRPHVDLGTAIARRLVRCGLDTGRVRLSDDCTFERDDLYWSYRRDGGLCGRQLAWIGRR